One stretch of Thermococcus sp. DNA includes these proteins:
- a CDS encoding DNA-directed RNA polymerase, producing MYKLLKIKDVVRIPPRMFTMDPKEAAKLVLRETYEGIYDRDEGVILAVMDVEEIGQGVIVPGDGATYHEVVFDVLVWKPEMHEVVEGEVIDVAPYGAFIRIGPMDGLVHISQLMDDYVVFDEKNKQFLGKETKRILKLGDEVRARVIAISIKSRVIRENKIGLTMRQPGLGKRDWIEKEKRKEAEA from the coding sequence ATGTACAAGCTCCTGAAGATTAAGGACGTTGTGAGGATTCCGCCCAGGATGTTCACGATGGACCCCAAGGAGGCCGCAAAGCTGGTCCTCCGTGAGACCTACGAGGGAATATACGACCGTGACGAGGGCGTTATTCTGGCTGTGATGGACGTTGAGGAAATTGGACAGGGGGTCATCGTGCCCGGAGACGGTGCGACCTATCACGAGGTTGTCTTTGACGTCCTCGTCTGGAAGCCCGAGATGCACGAGGTTGTCGAGGGCGAGGTAATCGATGTAGCTCCCTACGGCGCCTTCATAAGGATAGGCCCGATGGACGGTCTCGTCCACATCAGCCAGCTCATGGATGACTACGTCGTCTTCGACGAGAAGAACAAGCAGTTCCTCGGTAAGGAGACCAAGAGAATCCTCAAGCTCGGGGACGAGGTTAGGGCAAGGGTCATCGCCATAAGTATCAAGAGCAGGGTGATCAGAGAGAACAAGATAGGCCTCACGATGCGTCAGCCCGGTCTCGGAAAGAGGGACTGGATAGAGAAGGAGAAGCGCAAGGAGGCTGAGGCATGA
- a CDS encoding inorganic diphosphatase, with protein sequence MNPFHELEPGPEVPEVVYALIEIPKGSRNKYELDKKTGLLKLDRVLYSPFFYPVDYGIIPQTWYDDGDPFDIMVIMREPVYPLTIIEARPIGIMKMEDSGDKDWKVIAVPVEDPYFNDWKDIDDVPKAFLDEIAHFFQRYKELQGKTTTVEGWGNAEEAKREILRAIEMYKEKFGKKE encoded by the coding sequence ATGAACCCGTTCCACGAGCTTGAGCCCGGACCGGAGGTTCCAGAGGTCGTTTACGCTCTCATAGAGATTCCGAAGGGGAGCAGGAACAAGTACGAGCTCGACAAGAAGACCGGCTTACTTAAGCTCGACCGCGTCCTTTACAGCCCGTTCTTCTACCCGGTCGACTACGGAATAATCCCCCAGACCTGGTACGACGACGGCGACCCCTTCGACATCATGGTCATCATGCGCGAGCCGGTTTACCCGCTCACCATCATTGAGGCGAGGCCAATAGGCATTATGAAGATGGAGGACTCCGGAGACAAGGACTGGAAGGTCATCGCCGTCCCGGTTGAGGACCCGTACTTCAACGACTGGAAGGACATCGACGACGTCCCTAAGGCCTTCCTCGACGAGATAGCCCACTTCTTCCAGAGGTACAAGGAGCTTCAAGGAAAGACCACCACCGTTGAGGGATGGGGCAACGCCGAGGAGGCCAAGAGGGAGATACTCAGGGCAATAGAGATGTACAAGGAGAAGTTCGGCAAGAAGGAGTGA
- a CDS encoding DUF5305 family protein gives MRRKEVLGVFLVLFLVFGFYSVKLMSASPYVVNTQTLGTFKEEGQLKHAAYLKSNEIYGYMVFRDEYPISLVDRFLLTYTYHSNPPLSTGTYEVTGKIVYYVNKGSEEVIMWEDTLFDKKGKLQEGGFTAEYTLDMEKLDDMSSEVSKELGIKRLNRRIIITTKVSGTGEVNGKKINESFDHEVELIRDSGAGLYYFTEAKKISRKTLTTTTREEVSASVLGVTSDLDTAKVVTTLLAFLMLIPIVGYVYTSRPPKDELAKIRPYIVKGAPGPVQRRVVLKTPRDLETTFELVDKPILHYIDGEDEVFAIIDDGISYEYRKPLPPEGDEAS, from the coding sequence ATGAGGAGAAAGGAAGTCCTGGGAGTATTCCTGGTGCTCTTCCTAGTGTTCGGATTTTATTCCGTGAAGCTCATGAGCGCAAGCCCATACGTAGTGAACACCCAGACCCTTGGAACGTTTAAGGAAGAGGGACAGCTGAAGCATGCAGCTTATCTCAAGTCCAACGAGATTTACGGGTACATGGTCTTTAGGGACGAATACCCCATATCCCTCGTTGACAGGTTCCTGCTGACGTACACATACCATTCAAACCCACCGCTCAGCACCGGCACGTACGAGGTAACAGGAAAGATCGTGTACTACGTTAACAAAGGCAGTGAAGAGGTCATTATGTGGGAGGACACACTCTTTGACAAAAAGGGCAAGCTCCAAGAAGGCGGATTCACGGCGGAGTACACACTCGACATGGAGAAACTCGATGATATGAGCTCAGAAGTATCCAAGGAACTCGGGATTAAGAGGCTTAACAGAAGGATAATCATAACTACAAAAGTCTCTGGAACAGGCGAAGTAAATGGAAAGAAGATAAACGAGAGCTTTGACCACGAAGTTGAACTCATCAGGGACAGCGGGGCAGGGCTCTACTACTTCACCGAGGCAAAGAAGATCTCAAGAAAAACCCTGACAACGACGACCAGGGAAGAAGTCAGCGCTAGTGTCCTGGGAGTAACCAGCGACCTCGATACGGCAAAGGTAGTTACCACACTGCTGGCATTTCTGATGCTGATACCCATCGTGGGCTACGTTTACACCTCAAGGCCTCCGAAGGATGAGCTGGCCAAGATAAGGCCGTATATAGTCAAAGGCGCACCCGGGCCTGTCCAGAGGAGGGTCGTCCTGAAGACCCCCAGGGATTTGGAGACGACCTTCGAGCTTGTGGACAAGCCAATACTCCACTACATAGACGGTGAGGACGAGGTCTTCGCCATAATAGACGACGGGATATCATACGAGTACCGGAAGCCACTGCCCCCGGAAGGGGATGAGGCCAGCTGA